The window CTGCCAATGGGCTCGAGGCGATCCTGGGCTTTGTGGACATCTATCTCCGCAACCTGGCGGAGGATGGCGAGATGCGCGCCTATTTCATGATGATGTCCGGGGCCGTGGCCGAGATCTCGGACCTGCGCGGGCCATTCGCCGCCGCTCACAAGGACGTCGAGATCCGGCTTGAGACCCTGTTCCTGCGCGGCCAGGCCGAGGGGGTGATCCGACCCGGATTCAATGCCGACTCGGCCGCCCTGATGGTCGGGGCCCTGCTGCTGGGCCTGAGTACCCAGAAGCTGGTGGATCCGGATCTGGATCTTGACCCGATCCGGGAAACCAGCCTGGAAACGCTCA of the Caulobacter henricii genome contains:
- a CDS encoding TetR/AcrR family transcriptional regulator: MTSTLKVPAARRSQFDRRQQSESELLRAAAELIVERGMAAATFENIGARAGYSRGLVTQRFGSKQGLIEALIARLQARLQHLLTDRQLESANGLEAILGFVDIYLRNLAEDGEMRAYFMMMSGAVAEISDLRGPFAAAHKDVEIRLETLFLRGQAEGVIRPGFNADSAALMVGALLLGLSTQKLVDPDLDLDPIRETSLETLRSSFAA